Proteins encoded in a region of the Marinococcus sp. PL1-022 genome:
- a CDS encoding CamS family sex pheromone protein yields the protein MRKRAGLVIAASVFALSGCGLFGGNESESENSQPESEEDLSLSAGIPSLDEYYRAVLTDDGQYVTGESRGLSNAIVYNRFDLERMEIGMQELASEEFSQDNYYFREGQIIERSELNSWLLREGEEEDGEPTTRPKGLNPPLAGSKGDGFEERERSEPRTMSNLLEHNYMEEGSDGLELGGIVIGLSMNETYYFREEYEDGTYGPWLEESISEENALEDAKRIAGEITERLRNENRDNADRIEEVPIMFTVFQEAPRDSSVPGTFIATGMADPGQEPGSWNEINESNYLFPSSEAEENNRSDSEMFNEFSNEVNSFFDSTVGVVGEGHYVNGELDSLTIDIPIQFYSKTEIIAFTQHVADKTEDIFPNGLEVEVNINSSSGQEALITKDQGEDMYVHVYNE from the coding sequence ATGCGGAAAAGAGCCGGCTTAGTTATAGCTGCTTCCGTGTTTGCATTATCAGGGTGCGGGTTGTTTGGCGGGAACGAATCTGAATCAGAGAACTCCCAGCCGGAATCAGAAGAAGATTTGTCGCTTAGTGCCGGCATTCCAAGCCTGGATGAGTACTACCGGGCGGTGCTCACTGACGATGGCCAATACGTAACGGGTGAATCCCGGGGGCTCAGCAACGCCATTGTTTATAACCGCTTTGATCTTGAGCGGATGGAAATAGGTATGCAGGAGCTTGCTTCGGAAGAGTTCAGCCAGGACAATTATTACTTCCGGGAAGGCCAGATCATTGAACGCAGTGAATTAAACAGCTGGCTGCTCCGGGAAGGTGAAGAAGAGGACGGTGAACCGACAACGAGGCCGAAGGGGCTGAATCCGCCGCTTGCCGGCAGTAAAGGTGACGGGTTTGAGGAGCGTGAGCGGAGCGAACCGAGAACAATGTCCAATCTGCTTGAACATAACTATATGGAAGAGGGAAGCGATGGTCTTGAACTTGGCGGAATTGTCATAGGGCTGTCGATGAATGAAACATATTACTTCCGCGAAGAGTATGAAGACGGTACATATGGCCCGTGGCTCGAGGAATCCATCAGTGAAGAAAATGCTCTTGAGGATGCCAAGCGTATTGCAGGAGAAATTACCGAGCGCCTGCGAAATGAAAACCGGGATAATGCGGACCGGATTGAAGAAGTGCCGATCATGTTTACCGTCTTCCAGGAGGCGCCTAGAGACTCCAGCGTGCCGGGAACGTTTATTGCCACTGGCATGGCTGATCCAGGCCAGGAACCTGGAAGCTGGAATGAGATAAATGAATCGAACTATCTGTTCCCGTCCTCGGAGGCAGAGGAAAATAACCGTTCGGATTCTGAAATGTTTAATGAATTTAGTAACGAGGTTAACAGCTTTTTTGACAGTACGGTCGGGGTAGTTGGAGAAGGTCATTACGTCAACGGCGAACTCGACAGCCTCACGATTGATATTCCAATTCAATTTTACAGTAAAACAGAAATTATTGCCTTTACTCAGCACGTGGCGGACAAAACAGAAGACATTTTTCCAAACGGGCTTGAAGTTGAAGTGAATATTAATTCTTCCTCCGGCCAGGAAGCTTTAATTACGAAAGATCAGGGAGAAGATATGTACGTTCACGTCTACAATGAGTGA
- a CDS encoding heptaprenylglyceryl phosphate synthase yields MLSYSEWEHAFKLDPAKTISDEDLELICESGTDAVIVGGSDGVTLDNTLNLLARVRRFPVACALEISNIEAVTPGFDCYLVPTVLNAGDVRWITGMHQEALKKMGPALEQEEVLAEGYCILNPEAKAAVLTDAKTEQMEEDIEAYAAMADRLFHLPIFYIEYSGMYGDVRMVQEARKTLNEARLFYGGGIRSKEQAAEMAAYADTIVVGDIVYEDIKKAVQTVKAARA; encoded by the coding sequence ATGCTATCATATTCAGAATGGGAACATGCCTTCAAGCTGGATCCGGCGAAGACGATCAGCGACGAAGATTTAGAACTAATATGTGAATCGGGAACAGACGCGGTGATTGTAGGAGGAAGCGACGGAGTCACGCTTGATAATACATTGAACCTTCTGGCCCGGGTGCGGAGATTTCCGGTCGCATGTGCGCTTGAAATTTCAAATATAGAGGCGGTAACGCCCGGATTTGACTGCTATCTCGTGCCAACGGTGTTAAACGCCGGGGACGTACGCTGGATTACCGGTATGCATCAGGAGGCACTGAAGAAAATGGGGCCGGCCCTCGAGCAGGAGGAAGTGCTTGCAGAGGGCTACTGTATTTTAAATCCAGAAGCTAAGGCTGCAGTATTGACAGATGCAAAGACAGAACAGATGGAGGAAGATATTGAAGCATACGCCGCGATGGCGGACCGTTTATTTCATCTTCCGATATTTTATATAGAATACAGCGGGATGTACGGAGACGTACGAATGGTCCAGGAAGCACGTAAAACACTAAACGAAGCAAGGCTTTTTTACGGCGGCGGCATTCGTTCGAAGGAGCAGGCGGCGGAGATGGCTGCTTATGCCGACACGATTGTAGTCGGAGACATTGTGTATGAGGATATCAAAAAAGCAGTGCAGACCGTTAAGGCAGCCAGAGCGTAG
- the pcrA gene encoding DNA helicase PcrA produces MQRQIIERMLSGMNEPQKRAVQHTEGPLLVMAGAGSGKTRVLTHRIAYLIREKMIPPYAILAITFTNKAAKEMKERVGKLVGPVAEDIWMSTFHSMCVRILRRDIDRIGYNRNFSILDSSDQLSVIKQILKDQNIDSKKFEPRAILGMISSNKNVLETPKQFAERAEGPFEEIAADVYKEYQRRLRNNHALDFDDLIMKTIQLFEDVPEVLQFYQRKFQYIHVDEYQDTNRAQYMLVNMLAAKRHNLCVVGDSDQSIYKWRGADIQNILSFERDYPESVTVFLEQNYRSTKTILRAANEVIKNNAGRKEKTLWTSNPDGENIYYFQASNERDEAYYVVDKIKEITRKKDIRHGDIAVLYRTNAQSRVIEEMFVKSGVEYNMIGGTKFYDRKEIKDLLGYLRTVANPDDDISLGRIVNVPKRGIGASTMEKVTKYAASQDISLIHALQEADQIGLGAGPTKKLQSFAEQMNHWMQMQDYLSVTELVEELLEKTGYREALKNERSLESQSRLENLEEFMTVAQEFEKRSEDKSLISFLTDLALVADLNENDDTDVRDKVAMMTLHSAKGLEFPTVFLIGMEEGIFPHNRSLFEPEEMEEERRLAYVGMTRAEQELHLTHASMRMQYGRTQANPMSRFIQELPQELISGREEKQQAPAGGKTASPFERKRQAATAAPRESKAPTPSGGSDLAWNIGDKAKHKKWGTGTVVSLRGEGNDMELDIAFPSEGVKRLMATFAPIEKA; encoded by the coding sequence ATGCAGCGACAAATCATTGAGCGCATGTTATCCGGAATGAACGAGCCGCAGAAACGCGCGGTCCAGCATACAGAAGGTCCGCTTTTGGTCATGGCCGGAGCGGGAAGCGGAAAAACCCGGGTATTAACCCATCGGATTGCCTACTTAATTAGAGAAAAAATGATCCCGCCTTACGCGATTCTTGCGATTACTTTTACAAATAAAGCAGCCAAGGAAATGAAGGAGCGTGTTGGCAAGCTTGTCGGTCCGGTTGCTGAGGATATTTGGATGTCTACCTTCCACTCGATGTGCGTCCGCATTCTCCGCCGGGATATCGACCGGATCGGCTATAACCGGAATTTTTCGATCCTGGATTCAAGCGACCAGCTGTCTGTGATCAAGCAGATTTTAAAGGATCAGAATATCGACTCGAAAAAATTTGAGCCACGGGCCATTCTCGGCATGATTTCATCCAACAAAAACGTGCTTGAAACGCCGAAGCAGTTTGCAGAAAGGGCAGAAGGCCCATTCGAAGAAATTGCAGCGGACGTGTATAAAGAGTACCAGCGACGGCTCCGGAACAACCATGCTCTTGACTTTGACGACCTTATTATGAAGACCATCCAGCTGTTTGAGGACGTGCCGGAGGTGCTGCAGTTTTATCAGCGGAAATTTCAGTACATTCATGTGGACGAATACCAGGATACCAACCGGGCGCAGTATATGCTTGTGAATATGCTCGCAGCAAAGCGCCACAATCTCTGTGTCGTGGGGGATTCAGATCAGTCCATCTACAAATGGCGCGGGGCGGACATACAAAATATTCTTTCCTTTGAGCGCGACTATCCGGAATCCGTCACTGTTTTTCTCGAACAGAATTACCGGTCGACGAAGACGATTCTTCGCGCGGCAAATGAAGTGATTAAAAACAATGCCGGAAGAAAAGAAAAGACGCTTTGGACATCGAACCCGGACGGAGAAAACATCTATTACTTCCAGGCCTCCAATGAACGGGACGAAGCGTATTATGTGGTGGACAAAATTAAAGAAATTACGAGAAAAAAAGACATACGCCACGGTGATATTGCCGTATTATACCGGACAAACGCCCAGTCCCGTGTGATTGAGGAAATGTTTGTCAAATCAGGCGTCGAATACAACATGATTGGCGGTACCAAGTTCTATGACCGTAAGGAAATCAAGGATCTTCTCGGCTATTTGCGGACAGTTGCAAACCCGGACGACGATATCAGCCTTGGAAGGATTGTAAACGTACCGAAACGCGGTATTGGGGCTTCCACGATGGAAAAGGTGACCAAATATGCTGCGAGTCAGGATATTTCCCTCATCCATGCCCTGCAGGAGGCCGATCAGATTGGTCTTGGCGCCGGCCCGACAAAGAAACTGCAGTCCTTTGCCGAACAGATGAACCACTGGATGCAGATGCAGGATTACCTGTCGGTTACCGAGCTGGTCGAAGAGCTGCTGGAAAAAACCGGATACCGGGAAGCGCTGAAAAATGAACGTTCGCTTGAGTCGCAGAGCCGCCTCGAAAACCTGGAGGAATTTATGACAGTAGCCCAGGAGTTCGAAAAACGGAGTGAGGATAAATCATTAATTTCCTTTTTAACAGACCTGGCGCTCGTGGCTGATTTGAACGAAAACGATGACACAGACGTGCGGGACAAGGTAGCGATGATGACCCTGCACTCCGCCAAGGGACTGGAGTTTCCGACAGTGTTCCTTATTGGAATGGAAGAAGGAATCTTTCCGCACAACCGGTCGCTTTTCGAGCCTGAAGAGATGGAGGAGGAGCGCCGGCTTGCCTATGTCGGGATGACCCGGGCCGAGCAGGAGCTTCACCTGACCCATGCCTCCATGCGGATGCAGTACGGACGAACGCAGGCGAATCCGATGTCGCGGTTTATCCAGGAGCTTCCGCAGGAGCTGATCTCCGGCCGTGAAGAGAAGCAACAGGCTCCTGCCGGCGGAAAAACAGCGTCCCCGTTTGAACGCAAGCGCCAGGCAGCAACGGCTGCACCCCGTGAAAGCAAAGCACCGACGCCAAGCGGAGGCAGTGACCTTGCCTGGAATATCGGAGACAAAGCGAAGCACAAAAAATGGGGCACCGGCACTGTGGTCAGCTTACGCGGTGAAGGCAATGATATGGAGCTTGACATTGCCTTTCCAAGTGAAGGAGTTAAACGGCTGATGGCCACATTCGCCCCGATCGAAAAAGCATAG
- a CDS encoding adenine deaminase C-terminal domain-containing protein translates to MANKLYHWSKSTLREHLSVMRGETAPSIILKDATYLNSARKSWSSGHIWIYDDRIMYAGPEWPEKTEGSEIVDCSEKWVVPGYIEPHAHPFQLYSPQTLAEYASVRGTTTLVNDNLFLFLNMEKYQALSAIEDLGELPTSMFWWARYDSQTELEEEDRWFSPSNMKDWLEHPLVVQGGELTSWPKVMTGNDTILHWMQYTKELNKPIEGHLPGSSVSTITQMALLGVDGEHEAMTAEEALRRLDAGLVTSLRYSSIRPDLPDMIEGLLEAGITDFRRFTLNTDGSTPAFYKEGVIDRTIQICLDKGVPEIDAYEMGSYNAAVHLGLDNLIGMIAPGRLAHLNILSDKREPKPEAVLAKGQWVYRDETNLYPKKPFEWEKYGVTPLEIDWELKDSDFHFSMPMGIELMNSVILKPYHIGIEANNDELWKTHDESFFMVVDRYGNWRVNTILKGFATKVDGFASSFNNNGDIIMIGKHKEDMEKAAHELIKNNGGIFLVEDGEVVEHITLDIFGLMSSKPMEEVISEHEKMVAALKNRGYPHEDPIYSLLFFAATHLPYIRVTQKGIYDVHKKMVLFPAIMR, encoded by the coding sequence ATGGCAAATAAGCTGTATCATTGGAGCAAATCAACATTGAGAGAGCATCTTTCCGTAATGAGGGGCGAAACAGCACCCTCTATTATTTTAAAAGATGCAACGTACTTAAATAGTGCCCGCAAAAGCTGGAGCAGCGGGCACATATGGATATATGACGACCGCATTATGTACGCCGGACCTGAATGGCCGGAAAAAACAGAAGGGTCAGAAATCGTCGATTGCAGCGAAAAATGGGTGGTGCCGGGTTATATTGAACCGCACGCCCACCCGTTCCAGCTGTACAGCCCGCAGACCCTGGCAGAATATGCCTCCGTGCGCGGGACGACCACCCTTGTGAACGACAATTTGTTTTTGTTTTTAAATATGGAAAAGTACCAGGCGCTTTCTGCTATTGAAGACCTTGGAGAGCTGCCTACGTCCATGTTCTGGTGGGCCCGGTACGATTCGCAGACAGAGCTGGAAGAGGAAGACCGTTGGTTTTCGCCGTCGAACATGAAGGACTGGCTGGAGCATCCGCTCGTCGTTCAGGGCGGAGAACTGACCTCCTGGCCTAAAGTAATGACCGGCAACGATACAATCCTGCACTGGATGCAGTATACTAAGGAGCTGAATAAGCCGATTGAAGGGCATCTGCCGGGCTCATCAGTATCCACGATTACACAGATGGCGCTGCTCGGCGTGGATGGCGAGCATGAAGCGATGACTGCAGAAGAAGCGCTGCGCCGGCTGGATGCGGGACTTGTTACCTCACTTCGCTACTCTTCGATCCGCCCGGATCTTCCGGATATGATCGAAGGACTGCTTGAAGCCGGAATCACGGACTTTCGCCGTTTCACACTAAACACTGACGGATCTACGCCTGCCTTCTACAAGGAAGGTGTTATTGACCGGACCATTCAAATCTGCCTGGACAAGGGTGTCCCTGAAATCGATGCGTATGAAATGGGATCGTATAACGCGGCGGTTCACCTGGGTCTCGACAATTTAATCGGCATGATTGCCCCGGGACGGCTGGCTCACCTGAATATTCTGTCGGACAAGCGCGAGCCTAAGCCTGAAGCCGTTCTCGCTAAAGGGCAGTGGGTGTACAGGGATGAAACGAACCTGTATCCGAAGAAGCCGTTTGAATGGGAGAAGTACGGGGTCACGCCGCTTGAAATTGATTGGGAATTAAAGGACAGTGACTTTCACTTTTCAATGCCGATGGGGATTGAACTAATGAATTCCGTGATTTTAAAGCCTTATCACATTGGCATTGAAGCAAATAATGATGAGCTTTGGAAAACGCATGACGAATCCTTTTTCATGGTTGTTGACCGCTACGGGAACTGGCGCGTTAATACGATTTTAAAGGGATTTGCGACTAAGGTGGACGGGTTTGCATCGTCCTTTAATAACAACGGCGATATTATTATGATCGGCAAGCACAAGGAAGACATGGAAAAAGCCGCCCATGAACTGATAAAGAATAACGGCGGGATTTTTCTGGTCGAGGACGGGGAAGTGGTGGAGCATATTACCCTGGATATTTTCGGCCTGATGTCTTCGAAGCCGATGGAAGAGGTTATTTCTGAGCATGAAAAAATGGTGGCTGCGCTGAAGAACCGGGGCTATCCGCATGAGGATCCAATTTATTCTCTCTTATTTTTTGCAGCGACTCACCTCCCGTATATCAGGGTTACACAAAAAGGTATATACGATGTTCATAAAAAAATGGTACTCTTTCCTGCCATTATGCGTTAA
- the ligA gene encoding NAD-dependent DNA ligase LigA has translation MERKQAEERVEKLRQLLDKYGYYYYVKDDPIVPDAEYDERLQELIQLENDFPDLQAPDSPTVRVGGAPLEGFRKVQHRIPMLSLGNAFNEQDVRDFDRRVRQVTGDNVEYVCELKIDGLAVSLSYEDGRFVLGATRGDGTTGEDITHNLKTVRAIPLRLEEAVDIEVRGEVFMPERSFLSLNEDKEKNGEEPFANPRNAAAGSLRQLDPKIAAKRSLDIFLYGAGNDDELDVNTHAESLDYMDHLGFKVNPETKKCRTIEEVLEFVDYWTENRNGLSYEIDGIVIKVDDLGQREDLGFTAKSPRWATAYKFPAEEKVTTLEDIILSVGRTGVVTPTAKLTPVQVAGTTVQRASLHNEDLIREKGIKLGDQIVVKKAGDIIPEVVRVLTDLREGNEREFEMPDECPSCGSELVRLEEEVALRCMNPNCPAQLQEALIHFVSRGAMNIDGLGEKVIQQLFSHQLVSGIEDIYKLDRDELLELERMGEKSVDNLLRAIEVSKENSLERLLFGLGIRFVGSKAARTLAEEFGTMEALELADKEQLLAIYDIGEKVADSIVSYFEQENVSTLLGELRRLGLNMEYKGPRKSEQATDTLFSGKTVVLTGKLQELTRKDAKERIEALGGKVTGSVSSKTDIVVAGEEAGSKLEKARELNVTVWNEQQLIEQTNE, from the coding sequence ATGGAGAGAAAGCAAGCAGAAGAACGTGTGGAAAAACTCCGCCAGCTGTTGGATAAATACGGCTACTATTACTATGTAAAAGACGATCCGATCGTACCGGATGCGGAATACGATGAACGGCTGCAGGAGTTGATCCAGCTTGAAAATGACTTTCCAGATCTGCAGGCTCCCGACTCTCCTACCGTCCGGGTCGGAGGAGCACCCCTGGAGGGCTTTCGCAAGGTACAGCACCGGATTCCGATGCTGAGTCTCGGAAACGCGTTCAACGAACAGGACGTGCGGGACTTTGACCGGCGGGTGCGCCAGGTGACCGGCGACAACGTGGAATACGTGTGCGAGCTGAAAATTGACGGCCTGGCCGTATCGCTTTCCTATGAAGATGGACGCTTCGTCCTCGGAGCCACCCGGGGTGACGGTACGACCGGGGAGGATATTACCCACAACCTGAAAACGGTCCGGGCGATCCCTCTGCGTCTTGAAGAAGCGGTGGATATTGAAGTCCGCGGGGAAGTGTTTATGCCGGAGCGCTCATTTCTCAGCCTGAATGAAGATAAGGAGAAAAATGGAGAAGAGCCGTTTGCCAACCCGCGCAATGCAGCTGCGGGGTCTCTCCGGCAGCTTGATCCGAAAATTGCAGCCAAGCGGAGCCTGGATATCTTTCTTTACGGTGCCGGCAATGATGACGAGCTGGATGTAAATACGCATGCTGAGTCGCTTGATTACATGGATCACCTGGGATTTAAAGTAAACCCGGAAACAAAAAAATGCCGAACCATCGAAGAAGTGCTGGAATTTGTAGACTACTGGACAGAAAATCGCAACGGGCTTTCCTATGAAATTGACGGCATTGTTATTAAAGTGGATGACTTAGGCCAGCGGGAGGACCTCGGATTTACGGCAAAAAGTCCGCGCTGGGCGACGGCCTACAAATTCCCGGCAGAGGAAAAAGTGACGACACTCGAGGATATTATTTTAAGCGTCGGGCGTACCGGTGTCGTGACTCCGACGGCGAAGCTGACGCCGGTCCAGGTGGCGGGCACGACGGTGCAGCGGGCCTCGCTTCACAATGAAGACCTCATCCGGGAAAAGGGGATCAAGCTCGGGGATCAAATTGTCGTTAAAAAGGCCGGGGATATTATTCCGGAGGTCGTGCGGGTGCTCACAGATCTCCGCGAAGGAAATGAACGGGAATTTGAAATGCCGGACGAGTGCCCGTCCTGTGGATCAGAGCTTGTACGTCTCGAGGAGGAGGTGGCTCTTCGCTGCATGAATCCAAACTGCCCGGCTCAGCTGCAGGAAGCGTTAATTCATTTTGTTTCCCGTGGAGCTATGAATATCGACGGCCTCGGAGAAAAGGTGATCCAGCAGCTGTTTTCGCATCAATTAGTCTCAGGAATTGAAGATATTTATAAGCTCGACCGGGATGAGCTGCTTGAGCTTGAACGTATGGGAGAAAAATCCGTTGATAATCTCTTAAGAGCAATTGAAGTATCTAAGGAAAATTCACTGGAGCGCCTACTGTTTGGTCTTGGAATCCGGTTTGTTGGCTCCAAAGCGGCACGGACGCTGGCAGAAGAGTTCGGCACGATGGAGGCGCTTGAACTGGCAGACAAAGAGCAGCTTCTTGCTATTTATGACATTGGAGAAAAGGTGGCGGATTCCATTGTCAGTTATTTTGAACAGGAAAACGTTTCGACACTGCTGGGCGAACTGCGCCGGCTCGGGCTGAATATGGAATATAAAGGCCCGCGGAAATCGGAGCAGGCCACAGATACATTATTTAGCGGTAAAACAGTCGTTCTTACCGGCAAGCTGCAGGAGTTAACCCGCAAGGACGCCAAAGAACGGATTGAGGCATTGGGTGGAAAGGTTACCGGCAGCGTCAGCAGCAAAACGGATATTGTAGTGGCAGGAGAAGAAGCCGGCTCTAAACTGGAAAAAGCGAGAGAGCTGAATGTTACCGTCTGGAACGAACAGCAGTTAATTGAGCAGACAAATGAATAA
- the purD gene encoding phosphoribosylamine--glycine ligase, translating into MNVLVVGAGGREHALAYAFAKSASVTQVYAAPGNDGMENYAECVNIAETDQESLVAFAKEKAVKLTVIGPEAPLLAGLADRFEHEGLRVFGPGEKAAMIEGSKSYAKEIMERYHIPTGAYASFSAYEEAEAYVRRQGAPIVIKADGLAAGKGVTVAMTEAEAVQALQEVLKDNKFGEAGAEVVIEEFLEGEELSLMAFVHGETVVPMVAAQDHKRAYDNDEGPNTGGMGAYSPVPQFTQKNIDEAVEKVLQPAAAGLVQEGSPFTGVLYAGLMMTSAGPKVIEFNARFGDPEAQVVLPRLESDLAELLIALLDGEKPEPVWSEEAVLGVVAASKGYPGSYEKNHPIQQVPKSPLLFFAGVEKKNGVYVNSGGRVLLLSEKAATLGEAKKQVYEKMKELDTGNLFYRTDIGFRALK; encoded by the coding sequence ATGAATGTCTTAGTAGTAGGAGCAGGGGGGCGCGAGCATGCCCTTGCTTATGCCTTTGCAAAAAGTGCGAGCGTAACGCAGGTATACGCAGCTCCGGGCAATGACGGTATGGAGAATTATGCAGAATGCGTAAACATAGCGGAAACCGATCAGGAAAGCCTGGTGGCCTTCGCAAAAGAAAAGGCAGTGAAGCTGACCGTGATCGGACCGGAAGCCCCGCTGTTGGCAGGACTTGCTGACCGCTTTGAGCATGAAGGATTGCGCGTGTTTGGTCCGGGTGAGAAAGCAGCTATGATTGAAGGAAGTAAGTCGTACGCAAAAGAAATCATGGAACGCTACCATATTCCAACTGGTGCCTATGCTTCGTTTTCAGCATACGAAGAAGCAGAAGCTTATGTGCGCAGGCAGGGAGCACCGATTGTCATTAAAGCAGACGGCCTGGCTGCCGGCAAGGGGGTCACCGTAGCGATGACCGAAGCAGAAGCGGTGCAGGCGCTTCAAGAAGTACTGAAGGACAACAAGTTCGGCGAAGCGGGAGCCGAAGTAGTCATTGAGGAGTTTTTAGAGGGCGAGGAGCTGTCTTTAATGGCTTTTGTCCACGGCGAAACGGTTGTGCCGATGGTTGCTGCCCAGGATCATAAACGTGCCTATGATAACGACGAAGGGCCTAATACTGGAGGGATGGGCGCCTATAGTCCCGTGCCTCAGTTTACTCAAAAAAATATCGATGAAGCGGTGGAAAAAGTGCTTCAGCCGGCAGCCGCCGGCCTGGTGCAGGAAGGCTCACCGTTCACCGGTGTCCTGTATGCCGGATTGATGATGACATCTGCCGGGCCGAAGGTGATTGAATTTAATGCAAGGTTCGGCGATCCAGAAGCGCAGGTCGTCCTTCCACGACTTGAATCGGACCTGGCGGAGCTTCTGATAGCCCTCCTCGACGGGGAAAAACCGGAGCCCGTATGGTCAGAAGAAGCTGTACTTGGAGTAGTAGCCGCTTCTAAAGGCTATCCCGGCAGCTATGAAAAGAACCATCCTATTCAGCAGGTTCCAAAAAGCCCCCTTCTTTTTTTCGCGGGAGTGGAAAAAAAGAACGGTGTATATGTAAACAGCGGTGGCCGGGTGCTGCTGCTGTCGGAAAAGGCTGCGACCCTCGGGGAAGCGAAGAAACAGGTGTACGAAAAAATGAAGGAACTCGATACGGGTAATTTGTTTTACCGCACCGACATTGGTTTTCGGGCGCTGAAATAA
- a CDS encoding YerC/YecD family TrpR-related protein — protein sequence MQIDKLRGKELDQLFQAILSLKNIDECYEFFDDLCTINEIQSLAQRLEVARMLQHRYTYHKIELETGASTATISRVKRCLNYGNDSYQMTLDRVHNEKQEQDSQ from the coding sequence TTGCAGATTGACAAATTAAGGGGCAAAGAGCTAGATCAGCTCTTTCAGGCGATCCTTTCGTTAAAAAATATTGATGAGTGCTATGAGTTTTTTGACGATCTATGCACGATTAATGAAATTCAATCACTTGCCCAGCGGCTTGAAGTAGCAAGAATGCTTCAGCACAGATATACGTATCACAAAATTGAATTGGAAACCGGTGCGAGCACTGCCACCATATCACGTGTGAAACGGTGCCTGAATTATGGAAACGACAGCTACCAGATGACTCTCGACCGCGTGCACAATGAAAAACAGGAACAGGACTCACAATAG